Proteins encoded by one window of Lathyrus oleraceus cultivar Zhongwan6 chromosome 1, CAAS_Psat_ZW6_1.0, whole genome shotgun sequence:
- the LOC127106532 gene encoding ABC transporter C family member 5, translated as MKRNLYLLDCFARPFFYSLAAIEWLCLCMELLSTCVFSFCMLLLVSFPHGSIDPSMAGLAVTYGLNLNARLSRWVLSFCKLENKIIERIYQYSQIPSEAPTVIEDSRPSSLWPENGTIEIVDLKVRYKENLPLVLHGVSCIFPGGKNIGIVGRTGSGKSTLIQALFRLIEPAEGSIHIDNINILHIGLHDLRSHLSIIPQDPTLFEGTIRGNLDPLEEHSDKDIWEALDKSQLGEIIRDKGRKLDTPVIESGDNWSVGQRQLASLGRALLKQSKILVLDEATASVDTATDNLIQKIIRTEFKACTVLTIAP; from the coding sequence ATGAAGCGGAACCTTTATCTTCTTGATTGTTTTGCACGACCTTTCTTCTACAGTCTTGCTGCTATTGAGTGGCTCTGCCTTTGTATGGAGCTCCTGTCCACCTGTGTATTTTCTTTCTGCATGCTATTGCTTGTTAGCTTTCCCCATGGAAGTATTGACCCTAGCATGGCTGGACTTGCTGTAACATATGGTCTGAATTTAAATGCGCGGTTATCCCGTTGGGTACTTAGCTTTTGCAAACTTGAAAACAAAATAATTGAAAGAATTTATCAGTACAGCCAAATTCCTAGTGAAGCACCGACAGTTATTGAAGATTCCCGCCCTTCATCCTTATGGCCTGAAAATGGGACAATTGAAATAGTTGATTTGAAGGTCCGTTACAAAGAAAATCTTCCTTTGGTGCTTCATGGAGTATCATGCATATTTCCTGGTGGGAAGAATATAGGAATAGTTGGACGCACCGGCAGTGGCAAATCTACATTGATTCAAGCATTGTTTCGACTGATTGAACCTGCAGAAGGAAGTATCCACATAGACAACATCAATATTTTACACATCGGTCTTCATGACCTCCGAAGTCATCTCAGTATCATACCACAGGACCCGACCTTGTTTGAAGGGACCATTCGAGGCAATCTTGATCCTCTTGAGGAGCACTCAGATAAAGACATTTGGGAGGCACTAGATAAGTCTCAACTTGGCGAGATCATCCGCGACAAAGGACGAAAGCTTGATACACCAGTTATAGAAAGTGGAGACAATTGGAGTGTAGGACAGCGACAACTTGCTTCTCTTGGCCGAGCTCTATTGAAGCAGTCAAAAATACTTGTACTTGATGAAGCAACAGCATCCGTCGACACTGCCACTGACAATCTTATCCAGAAGATTATTCGAACAGAGTTCAAAGCCTGCACTGTCCTCACCATTGCTCCATGA